The Psychrobacter arenosus region CGGGCAGGGCATTTGGCGGCTCATGCGGGCGAGATATCGTTCGTGGGGGGTAAGCATGAGACGGTAGATGGTAATAACGTAGTGACGGCGTTACGTGAGGCTTGTGAAGAGACAGCGCTACCGCCTAGACAAGTGCAAGTGTTGGGGCAACTGCCGGTACAAACCTCAAAAAGTGGCATGAGCGTCCGCCCTATCGTAGCCTTAATACCGCCTGATTTGACGTTAGTGCCGGAGCCGGGCGAGATTGAGCGGATATTTTGGGCGGACTTTGCGGTATTAATCGAACAGCCCTTAGAAGAGTATGCCATTAATTATTCCCTATCCGGCAACAATCTAGTGTTACTAACGCCGAGTTGGGTAGTGGATGGCGAGACAGTATGGGGACTGACCGGATTAATACTCGCCAGTCTGTTAGAGCTATGTTTTGATAGAAAAATTGAGTGGTATTATCGGGCGCAAGCGTAGCGAATTAACGTTTTATCGATTTAACGATGAGCGCCAGTTCTTGAT contains the following coding sequences:
- a CDS encoding NUDIX hydrolase: MTEPLHSANFDELAVALPAHISHPLLKQLATRLQSQFFPQDYKRPIVAGWPDIQDDDGQGQDPNRPNNQTMSRHFEAAASDAGASSSATNTSFVPDHEISQGALILETLFQAPIADASVLIAITNESHPRLLLTKRAGHLAAHAGEISFVGGKHETVDGNNVVTALREACEETALPPRQVQVLGQLPVQTSKSGMSVRPIVALIPPDLTLVPEPGEIERIFWADFAVLIEQPLEEYAINYSLSGNNLVLLTPSWVVDGETVWGLTGLILASLLELCFDRKIEWYYRAQA